Part of the Halobellus ruber genome is shown below.
CGTCGCCGCAGTCGACCAACACGCGCGTCTCGGCGGTCGAGAGGACGAACGACGTCCGGCCGACCTCGCGGCACCCGCCGAGGGAGGTGATCCGGACCCACTCGTCGTTTGAGAGCTCCTCGCGGTGGATCTGCCGGCCGATGCGTTCGAGAATCTGCCGACGGTCGTCGCGTTCGTTCTTGAGGAAGTCCCGGACGTTCGAGACCGTCGCGGACTCGATCGGCGGCGTCCGGACGACCTCGGGGGTCCACCCCACGGCGGCGGTGATCTTCTGGAGGGTCGCGCCGCGGTTGCCGATCACCATTCCGGGGTTGTCGGCCTCGATGACCACCTCGCCGGTGTTCTCGTGGAAGTAGAGGTCGGTGACGCCGGCGTCGTCGGGGACGATGTCGTGGATCCGCGCTCTGGCCTCCTCGATCGGTGCCAGCGCGGTCGGATCGGGCCGGACGGTGATCCGCTTTCGGAGCTTCCCCGCGAGGTCGCGGATCAGGTCGCCGTTCCGGGCGAACCGCTTGGGATCCCGGGTGTAGATGACCAGTTCCGGGCCCTCGTAGGTGACGTCCGAGACCGAAATGTCGGGCGGCAGCTCCGCCGTGATCTCTGCTTGCAGATCTTCGAGTTGCGTGTCTACTGAACTCATACCTTGGAGCGATCCGCCGGGGTCGCCGCCGACGGACGGTTGATCGGGGTCCCCGGCGCCCGGAGCGGCCCCGACTGTCCGGAGGCGTCGTCGACACGGTCGAACGGCGGTGGTGTATGCGAAGCCATCGGCGTGGTGCCTCGCGACTGTCTCCGGTAGTCCGGGGGTCGGAGCGGTAGGGAGAACCCGCTTGTCCCGAGATATTGGGCGGATATTTAAAAAGGTTCGTAAAACCGAAGCCGCTGGGCACCGACGGCGTGGTATGGATTTCACCCCGGAGCGAGTCAGGAGCGAGGCCCGATGGGTCGCGGATCGTGCGGACGTCGTCGTTCCGCTGATCAACGATACCCGGGACCGCCTGGGCGAGGCGTTCGACACGACCGTCGATCCGGTTGAGCCGGGCGCCTACCGCGAGGCGGTCGCGACGACGTTCGCCGATGGCGACGTCGCTGTCAACGTCGCGGCGTACGTCGGCCTGCTCCGCGATCTCGACGTCGACGGCGACTACCCCGGGTTCGTGGTCGACGAGGTGCTGGGGCGAGAACTCGCCGCCGCGATCGCGGGTGGAACGCCGTTGTCGCTGCTCGCGCAGGCGACGTTCCACTACGCCGACGTGACGACGCACCCGCCGGAGGAGGGCGCGAACGGCTCCGGGGGCGACGCCGAGGCCGGGGCCGGCATCGACGACCTCGACGCGGCGCTGGCGGCGGGCTTTCAGACCAGACTGCCGGGGTGGGCGTGGCGGGAGACCGAGAGCCCCTTCGAGGTCGACCCCGCCGATATCGTGGAGTGAGCGCGCCGGCCTCGAACGCGGGCATCAGGGGATTTAAGACCGCTGTGGGGTTCCGATTGGATAATGACTGACGACCAGGAACTCGGGATCACCGAGTCGAAGGAATACGACACCGGCGAGTGGTACGCGGAGGTCGTCCGGAAGGCGAACCTCGCGAGCTACGCGCCGGAGGGGATGAGCGGGTTCATCGTCACGCGCCCCCGGGCGTACGAGGTGTGGGAGCGGATCCAGGCCCACCTCGACGGGCTGTTCAAGGACACCGGGGTCCGGAACGCCTACTTCCCGCTTTTCATCCCGGAGAGCTACCTCGAACGCGAGAAGGACATCGTCGAGGGGTTCGACCCCGAGGTCGCGTGGGTCGAACGCGCCGGCAACGACGAATTAGAGGAGCCGCTCGCGGTCCGGCCGACCTCCGAGTCGATCATCACCCCCTACATCTCCCAGTGGGTCCGAAGCCACCGCGACCTCCCGTTGCGGGTGAACCAGTGGGCATCGGTCGTCCGGTGGGAGGCCACCGAGACGAAACCGTTCTTCCGGACGAAGGAGTTCCTCTGGCAGGAGGGCCACACCGCCCACGCCACCCGCGAGGACGCGTGGGCGGAGACGACGCGCCGACTCGACCAGTACGAGGCCACCTACGAGGACCTGCTCGCGATGCCGGTGCTCCGCGGCGCCAAGCCCGAACACGACAAGTTCCCCGGCGCGGACACGACCACGACCGTCGAGGCGCTGATGCCCGACGGGAAATCCGTCCAGGGTGCGACCTCGCATTACCTGGGGACCTCCTTCGCGGAGGCGTTCGACATCACCTACACCGACGAAGACGAGGAATCACAACTGGCCCACACCACCTCCTGGGGGCTGTCGTGGCGCGCGATCGGCGCGCTGATCATGACCCACTCCGACGAACAGGGGCTGGTGTTGCCGCCCGCGCTGGCGCCCGAACAGGTCGTGATCGTCCCGATCTGGCAGGCCGACACCAGAGACGAGGTGCTTTCGTACGCCGAGGGGATCGAGGCGGACCTCACGGAGGCGGGGATCCGGGTCGAACTCGACGACCGCGACGAACGCAACCCCGGATTCAAGTTCAACGAGTGGGAGCTGAAGGGCGTCCCGCTCCGGATGGAGGTCGGCCCCAACGAGACCGCGGACGGAAGCGTCACCGTCGTCCACCGCCCCGACGGCGAGTCCACCGAGGTCGATCGCGAGGGGATCGCCGCGACGGTCGAAGACCACTTCGACGAGGTGTACGCCAAGCTCTACGCCGCCGCCGAGGAGAACCTCGAATCGAACGTCCGGGAGGCGGCGGACCGCGCGGGGATCCTGGGAACGCTCGGCCAACACGGCGGCTACGTCAAGGCCCCGTGGTGCGGCGAGGAGGCCTGTGAAACCGAGATCAAAGACCAGATCGCCGCGGAGATCGTGATGGTGCCGCTGGACGACCCCGACGCCGAAGTCCACCACGGCGAGGAGTGTGCGGTCTGTGGCGAGGACGCTACCGAGACCGCGTACTACGCGAAGTCGTACTAATCATCAGACGCGGATCACACCGTTTTCAACCGTGAGAACGTTCCCACAACGCTTTACAGCGGCGATGGCGTATGGCGACCAATGCCGATGTTATCGGATCTCCTAAGCGATGTCGTGTCGGACGTCGAAGCGGTGTTGCTCTTCTCCCCCAGTAGTTCTCACTACCGGCAGTTTGCCGACGCGGATCTCGACGAGGACCTGATCGTGGTCGCCCCGGAGAACGCCACAGACGCCGAGATCTACGTCGAACTCCCCTTAGAGTTCGACAACGTCAGGGACCGCATCCGGTTCGGCATCGAGGGGGCCTTAGAGCGCGGCCTCGTCGAGACCGAGGACGCCGTCGCCTGCAGCGTCCGGGTGTTCGGAGGCGAATCCGACGGCGTCGTCCGGGTCCGGGTCACCGAGTCGATGCGGTCGGGGATCTACGACCTCTTCGCGAACTCCCGGGCCGAGCCCGGCGTCATCCGGGACGTCTTCGAGGTTGCGATCGAGTTGGGCAAGAAGGGACAGAAGGGGAAACCCGTCGGCGCGCTGTTCGTCGTCGGCGACGCCGGGAAGGTGATGAACAAATCGCGGCCCCTCTCGTACAACCCCTTCGAGAAGTCCCACGTTCACGTGGGCGACCCGATCGTGAACGTGATGCTCAAGGAGTTCTCGCGGCTCGACGGC
Proteins encoded:
- the proS gene encoding proline--tRNA ligase encodes the protein MTDDQELGITESKEYDTGEWYAEVVRKANLASYAPEGMSGFIVTRPRAYEVWERIQAHLDGLFKDTGVRNAYFPLFIPESYLEREKDIVEGFDPEVAWVERAGNDELEEPLAVRPTSESIITPYISQWVRSHRDLPLRVNQWASVVRWEATETKPFFRTKEFLWQEGHTAHATREDAWAETTRRLDQYEATYEDLLAMPVLRGAKPEHDKFPGADTTTTVEALMPDGKSVQGATSHYLGTSFAEAFDITYTDEDEESQLAHTTSWGLSWRAIGALIMTHSDEQGLVLPPALAPEQVVIVPIWQADTRDEVLSYAEGIEADLTEAGIRVELDDRDERNPGFKFNEWELKGVPLRMEVGPNETADGSVTVVHRPDGESTEVDREGIAATVEDHFDEVYAKLYAAAEENLESNVREAADRAGILGTLGQHGGYVKAPWCGEEACETEIKDQIAAEIVMVPLDDPDAEVHHGEECAVCGEDATETAYYAKSY
- the dacZ gene encoding diadenylate cyclase DacZ encodes the protein MPMLSDLLSDVVSDVEAVLLFSPSSSHYRQFADADLDEDLIVVAPENATDAEIYVELPLEFDNVRDRIRFGIEGALERGLVETEDAVACSVRVFGGESDGVVRVRVTESMRSGIYDLFANSRAEPGVIRDVFEVAIELGKKGQKGKPVGALFVVGDAGKVMNKSRPLSYNPFEKSHVHVGDPIVNVMLKEFSRLDGAFVISDSGKIASAYRYLEPAAEGVDIPKGLGARHMAGAAITRDTNATAIVLSESDGLVRAFKGGELILEIDPEEY